The proteins below come from a single Tenuifilum thalassicum genomic window:
- a CDS encoding class I SAM-dependent rRNA methyltransferase: protein MENPRIILKAGKEKSLLRFHPWIFSGAIRTINPEPKEGQLVDIFSSNGEFLAAGHYASGSIAVRILTFKQENIDSKFWDKKIQNAIDLRKRIGLIGNNNTNIFRLIHGEGDGLPGLIVDIYGDTAVLQCHSVGMYNSRKEIASAITRNFQNSIKAVFDKSSGTVPLREELLPNDEYLIDERNSQTTFIENGNEYLISWETGQKTGFFIDQRENRYLLEKYAKGKTVLNTFGYTGGFSVAALRGGAKRVVTVDSSASAIELATQNVKVNFGESAPHEGVVADAFEYLKRCNETFDVIVLDPPAFAKHNKALRNALQAYKRLNLSAIRLIKPGGLLFTFSCSQVVSKTDFRNAVFSACAISGRNASIIHQLTQPADHPVNIYHPEGEYLKGLILRII from the coding sequence ATGGAAAATCCTAGAATAATACTAAAAGCTGGAAAAGAAAAATCATTGCTCCGTTTCCACCCGTGGATATTTTCTGGCGCAATTAGAACAATTAATCCTGAGCCAAAAGAGGGGCAACTTGTTGACATATTCAGTTCCAATGGTGAGTTTTTAGCAGCTGGACATTACGCTTCTGGGTCTATTGCCGTTCGTATTTTAACTTTCAAACAGGAGAATATTGATAGCAAGTTTTGGGATAAAAAAATTCAAAATGCTATTGACTTAAGAAAGCGAATTGGATTGATTGGCAACAATAACACAAACATTTTCAGACTAATACATGGAGAGGGTGACGGCTTACCTGGACTAATTGTTGATATCTATGGCGATACTGCAGTTCTTCAATGCCACTCGGTAGGCATGTACAATTCAAGAAAAGAAATCGCAAGTGCAATAACAAGAAATTTTCAGAATTCAATTAAAGCCGTATTTGACAAAAGTTCAGGGACCGTTCCTCTTAGGGAAGAGCTTTTACCTAACGATGAATATCTAATTGATGAGAGAAACTCTCAAACGACGTTTATAGAGAATGGCAATGAGTATCTAATTTCTTGGGAAACTGGACAAAAAACTGGTTTCTTTATCGATCAAAGAGAGAATCGTTACCTTTTAGAAAAATATGCTAAAGGGAAAACTGTACTTAACACCTTTGGCTATACAGGTGGTTTTTCAGTAGCAGCTTTACGAGGTGGTGCTAAAAGAGTTGTAACAGTTGATAGCTCAGCCTCGGCAATTGAACTTGCAACCCAGAATGTTAAAGTTAATTTTGGAGAATCTGCACCACACGAAGGAGTTGTTGCTGATGCTTTTGAATATCTAAAAAGGTGCAATGAAACTTTTGATGTAATTGTTCTTGACCCACCAGCTTTTGCAAAACATAACAAAGCATTACGAAATGCTCTGCAAGCGTATAAGCGATTAAATTTAAGCGCTATTCGGCTTATTAAACCAGGAGGGCTTCTATTTACGTTCTCCTGCTCTCAGGTTGTTAGTAAAACGGATTTTAGAAATGCAGTATTTTCTGCATGTGCAATTTCTGGAAGGAATGCAAGTATAATTCATCAGCTCACACAACCAGCAGATCATCCCGTTAACATCTATCACCCCGAAGGCGAATACCTTAAAGGATTAATCCTAAGAATAATTTAA
- a CDS encoding 3'-5' exonuclease, with product MFKPNIDKDELKNLPRITFPGQIIVANTIEDIENLIPIFSKEEVLGFDTESRPSFKKGKQNGVSIMQIATGELAAILRLKKTGIPDSLKDLLENPNIIKVGAAIHDDLKGIIKFRKFEPKGFFDLQHIAPTFGIEELSVKKLSAIVLGGTISKRQQLSNWEAEILTDAQVSYAATDAWVCREIYIKLKTANPQL from the coding sequence ATGTTTAAACCGAATATTGACAAGGATGAGTTAAAAAACCTGCCCAGAATAACATTTCCTGGTCAGATTATCGTTGCAAACACCATAGAGGATATCGAAAACCTTATTCCAATTTTCAGTAAGGAAGAAGTTTTAGGGTTCGATACTGAATCGAGACCTTCCTTTAAGAAAGGAAAACAAAATGGGGTGTCGATAATGCAGATAGCTACAGGTGAACTTGCTGCAATATTACGTTTAAAAAAAACGGGCATTCCCGATTCGCTTAAAGACTTATTAGAAAATCCCAATATCATAAAAGTAGGAGCCGCTATACATGACGATTTAAAAGGGATTATAAAATTTAGGAAGTTTGAGCCAAAAGGGTTTTTCGACTTACAACATATTGCTCCAACATTTGGGATTGAAGAACTAAGTGTCAAGAAGCTATCTGCAATTGTACTAGGAGGCACAATTTCAAAACGCCAACAGCTTAGCAACTGGGAGGCAGAAATACTAACCGATGCGCAAGTGAGTTATGCAGCTACCGACGCTTGGGTGTGCAGAGAAATCTACATCAAGCTTAAAACGGCTAACCCTCAACTATAG
- a CDS encoding DUF5063 domain-containing protein, producing the protein MDVKSLVYNRNVVEFVTVAKEFCAFLESCENHTAKSFVGACNKVLPLLYYKATLLPETEPLYDEDTESFVTEADYSSIENKVEFILGQHNHYVEVNDPRIDELTGYFTASIAEYLADIYQDLKNFVLRYHEGNEYVMNDALWECISNFKDYWGIRLANLIRAFHILAHNNIDLDKIEHPDEENQERDTSDWFITKRQQDFDQNELI; encoded by the coding sequence ATGGACGTTAAAAGCCTGGTTTACAATCGAAATGTTGTAGAATTCGTTACAGTTGCAAAAGAATTTTGTGCTTTCCTTGAAAGTTGCGAGAATCACACTGCTAAATCATTTGTTGGAGCATGCAACAAAGTACTCCCATTACTATACTACAAAGCCACACTACTACCTGAAACAGAACCACTATACGATGAAGATACAGAAAGTTTTGTAACTGAAGCTGATTACTCCTCAATTGAAAATAAAGTAGAGTTTATTCTGGGTCAACACAACCATTACGTTGAGGTTAATGACCCACGTATCGATGAGCTTACAGGATATTTCACAGCTAGTATAGCTGAATATCTTGCAGACATTTATCAAGATCTAAAGAACTTTGTACTTCGTTACCACGAGGGAAATGAGTATGTAATGAACGATGCTCTTTGGGAGTGCATCTCTAATTTTAAAGATTATTGGGGAATTAGGTTAGCAAACCTAATAAGAGCCTTCCACATTCTTGCTCATAACAACATTGATCTGGATAAGATTGAGCACCCTGATGAAGAGAATCAGGAAAGGGACACATCGGACTGGTTTATCACCAAACGCCAACAAGATTTCGATCAAAACGAGCTTATTTAA
- a CDS encoding chloride channel protein, translated as MTKREFVLPLLKLWVRFRRLGEKNTTLILSFVVGLISGLAGVLLKNTLHHFRNLIAGVVPMDSTNALYFGLPAIGILFTILFVRYIVNDDLSHGVTKVLYSISRQGSQIKPHNMISSIISSILTIGFGGSVGAEAPIVYSGSAIGSNIGKFFRLNYQTRTLLIGCGAAGAIASIFKAPIAGIIFTLEVLMLDLTTASIVPLLISAVTASTVSYFLMGRNVVFAYEVVRPFTLHNIPWFILLGIFSGFVSLYFIRTTFTVERLFKKTRSPYKRWFFGSLVLGILIFIFPPLFGEGYDVLQALLDGRSSYIFHNSPLFQFQDNIWLILTSLFFLVAFKAIASSITNGAGGVGGIFAPALFIGGVSGFFLARILNLFDFINISESNFALVGMAGAMAGIMHAPFMAIFLIAEITGGYALFIPLMITSTIAFLTIMYFEPHSVYTKRLAQRGELITHHKDKAVLTLLSVKKVIERDFIPVRPTETLGNLVKKVSQSKRNIFPVITDDFKFVGVVSLDDIRPVMFDTSQYDAIKVQELMNIPPEIININDHMEDVMKKFEYTKAWNLPVVDGGKYVGFVSKSKIFSVYRNLLIQFSKE; from the coding sequence ATGACAAAAAGGGAGTTTGTTTTACCATTACTAAAACTATGGGTACGATTCCGAAGATTAGGCGAAAAAAATACAACTCTCATTCTAAGTTTTGTAGTTGGGCTTATTAGCGGATTAGCTGGCGTGCTACTAAAAAACACGCTACATCATTTCCGTAATCTAATAGCAGGTGTTGTGCCAATGGACTCAACGAATGCCTTGTACTTTGGGCTTCCTGCCATAGGCATACTTTTCACCATTCTTTTTGTACGATACATTGTTAACGACGATTTAAGTCATGGAGTAACAAAAGTACTATACTCAATCTCAAGACAAGGCAGCCAGATTAAACCCCATAATATGATCAGCTCCATTATAAGTAGTATTTTAACCATTGGTTTTGGTGGTTCTGTGGGGGCTGAGGCGCCTATTGTGTATTCTGGTTCAGCAATCGGCTCAAACATAGGCAAGTTCTTTCGACTTAACTATCAAACCCGTACCTTACTAATAGGATGTGGAGCCGCTGGTGCTATTGCATCTATCTTTAAGGCACCAATTGCAGGAATAATTTTCACGCTTGAGGTTCTAATGCTCGATCTAACAACCGCATCCATTGTACCACTTCTAATTTCGGCAGTTACCGCATCAACTGTAAGCTACTTTTTAATGGGACGAAACGTAGTTTTTGCTTACGAAGTAGTTCGTCCGTTTACTTTGCATAATATTCCTTGGTTTATCTTGCTAGGTATTTTTAGCGGCTTTGTTTCATTGTACTTCATTAGAACAACATTTACTGTTGAGCGACTGTTCAAGAAAACAAGGAGTCCATATAAGCGTTGGTTTTTTGGCTCCCTAGTTTTAGGGATTTTAATTTTCATTTTCCCACCCCTTTTTGGCGAGGGATACGATGTCCTTCAGGCTTTGCTCGACGGGAGATCTTCTTATATTTTTCATAATAGCCCATTATTCCAGTTCCAAGATAACATTTGGTTAATTTTAACTTCCTTATTCTTTCTTGTGGCATTTAAAGCCATTGCCAGCTCAATAACCAACGGAGCAGGCGGTGTTGGTGGTATTTTTGCCCCTGCCCTATTCATTGGAGGAGTATCAGGCTTTTTCCTTGCCCGAATACTAAACCTTTTTGACTTTATCAATATTTCTGAAAGCAATTTTGCCCTTGTTGGAATGGCAGGTGCAATGGCTGGTATTATGCATGCACCCTTTATGGCAATATTTTTAATTGCTGAAATTACAGGAGGTTATGCTCTTTTTATTCCGCTTATGATAACATCAACAATCGCCTTTTTAACCATTATGTATTTTGAGCCACACTCCGTATATACAAAAAGGCTTGCCCAAAGGGGGGAGCTAATCACACACCACAAAGACAAAGCAGTGCTAACACTGTTAAGCGTTAAGAAAGTTATTGAAAGGGATTTTATTCCAGTTCGCCCAACAGAAACCTTAGGAAACCTTGTTAAAAAGGTTAGCCAATCAAAAAGAAATATTTTTCCAGTCATAACCGATGACTTCAAATTTGTTGGTGTTGTTTCACTTGATGATATCCGACCTGTGATGTTCGACACATCTCAATACGATGCAATTAAAGTACAGGAACTTATGAATATCCCACCTGAAATTATCAATATTAATGACCACATGGAAGATGTAATGAAAAAATTTGAGTACACTAAAGCGTGGAATCTTCCTGTAGTTGATGGCGGTAAATATGTAGGTTTTGTATCAAAATCTAAAATATTTTCAGTTTACCGTAACCTACTTATTCAATTTTCAAAAGAATAA
- the yaaA gene encoding peroxide stress protein YaaA: MSKQTNFKIILSPAKKINDKVEYNDLEYSKPEFLEGARDIVRYIQTLNQNELGKLLGVSQKLLELNYMRYAMWNESASNSHPAIFAFAGEVYRGINVADFSKEELRFINDTVFILSGLYGALRPLDLIQPYRLEMGTKIKFNRFNSLYQYWGKTITNFMLQQVGNGYLVNLASNEYSRVVDKKVFGDKVINIEFKEYKPNGLKVVPIYSKRARGLMTRFVAKNQLTDVNQLKLFDLEGYSYSDTLSSKSTWVFIR; the protein is encoded by the coding sequence ATGAGTAAGCAAACAAACTTTAAAATCATTTTATCACCAGCCAAAAAAATTAACGATAAAGTTGAGTACAATGATTTGGAATACTCTAAACCTGAATTTCTTGAAGGGGCAAGAGATATTGTTAGATATATACAAACACTAAACCAGAATGAGCTTGGCAAGTTGTTGGGAGTTAGTCAAAAACTATTAGAACTGAACTATATGCGTTACGCCATGTGGAATGAGTCCGCTTCAAACTCACATCCTGCAATTTTTGCTTTTGCTGGTGAGGTTTACCGAGGAATTAATGTTGCAGATTTTAGTAAAGAAGAGCTTCGCTTTATAAATGATACTGTTTTTATCCTGTCCGGTTTATATGGCGCCCTAAGACCATTAGATTTAATTCAGCCTTACCGATTGGAAATGGGAACAAAGATTAAATTCAACAGATTTAACTCTTTGTACCAGTATTGGGGTAAAACCATTACAAACTTTATGTTACAACAGGTTGGAAATGGCTATCTTGTAAATTTAGCATCCAATGAATACTCGCGAGTTGTAGATAAAAAAGTTTTTGGCGATAAGGTTATTAATATTGAGTTTAAAGAATATAAACCCAATGGTTTAAAGGTAGTTCCTATTTACTCAAAACGAGCTAGGGGGTTAATGACTCGATTTGTAGCTAAAAATCAATTGACAGATGTAAATCAGCTTAAGTTATTCGATTTGGAGGGGTATTCATATAGCGACACTTTATCTAGTAAAAGTACATGGGTTTTTATTCGTTAA
- a CDS encoding M16 family metallopeptidase encodes MAIKELDRTVQPNIKPVSKINIPKPEIIELSNGFKVISAKAGSQDLIKIEVIFRAGTRYQTKSLVAKASISNLREGTKKRSSKQIAEELDFYGSFIEPSINRDFASVSFYTTGKHFFKSFDVFSDLLLNPTFPEHELDIFRQKGKQNLLVEMEKVSTLSRMGFYKALFGDNHPYGTFALPHDYEMIERDDLVNFSNKFYKGKGGAIVITGNFDSEQLDFIKGSFASSRFDGQTDEEYILPRIKSNEKKIFTYKNEAVQASIRIGRIFPERTHPDMPALQILNTILGGYFGSRLMRNIREDKGYTYGINSFIVPHSYLSVFVVSTEVGNNFVEHTISEIKKEIQRLKSEPVSNDELNLVKGYMIGQVLRTFDGPFAIADSLAGLFEYNNLDFDYISNTINTINSVTPEQLMELAGKYFDTDSMVFSVSGSQIPDGFTQNTF; translated from the coding sequence ATGGCAATAAAAGAGCTAGATAGAACTGTTCAACCAAATATTAAACCTGTTTCAAAAATTAATATTCCCAAACCCGAAATAATAGAACTTTCCAACGGATTTAAAGTAATTTCGGCAAAGGCAGGCTCTCAGGATTTAATAAAAATTGAAGTAATTTTTAGGGCAGGTACTCGATATCAAACGAAGTCACTGGTGGCTAAAGCATCAATTTCAAATTTACGTGAAGGAACTAAAAAGCGCTCATCAAAGCAAATAGCCGAAGAGTTAGACTTTTATGGAAGTTTCATTGAACCTTCTATTAATAGAGATTTTGCCTCTGTATCGTTTTACACTACAGGAAAACATTTCTTTAAATCTTTCGATGTATTTTCCGATTTGCTTCTTAATCCTACCTTTCCAGAACATGAATTAGACATTTTTAGGCAAAAAGGTAAACAGAATTTACTGGTAGAAATGGAGAAAGTTTCTACGCTATCCAGAATGGGATTTTACAAGGCTCTTTTTGGGGATAATCATCCTTATGGAACCTTTGCATTACCGCACGATTATGAAATGATTGAGCGCGATGATCTGGTCAATTTTAGCAACAAGTTCTACAAAGGAAAAGGTGGTGCGATTGTTATTACGGGTAACTTTGATTCTGAACAACTTGATTTTATTAAAGGTAGTTTTGCCAGTTCCAGATTTGATGGTCAAACCGATGAAGAATATATTTTACCGAGGATTAAATCGAACGAGAAAAAAATATTTACGTATAAGAATGAAGCGGTACAGGCATCAATACGGATAGGGAGAATATTTCCAGAAAGAACCCATCCCGATATGCCAGCTTTGCAGATTTTAAATACTATTCTAGGCGGTTATTTTGGCTCAAGACTGATGCGCAATATTCGAGAAGATAAAGGATATACATATGGGATAAATTCTTTTATTGTACCACATTCTTACCTGTCGGTTTTTGTTGTTTCAACCGAAGTAGGGAATAACTTTGTAGAACATACAATTAGCGAGATAAAAAAAGAGATACAAAGGCTTAAATCGGAACCCGTTAGCAACGATGAATTGAATTTGGTAAAGGGTTATATGATTGGGCAAGTACTTAGAACCTTTGATGGGCCTTTTGCCATTGCCGATAGTTTGGCTGGGCTTTTTGAGTACAATAATTTAGATTTTGATTATATCAGTAATACTATTAATACCATTAATAGCGTTACTCCAGAACAGTTAATGGAATTGGCAGGTAAATATTTTGATACTGATAGTATGGTATTTAGCGTATCGGGTAGCCAAATTCCTGATGGTTTTACTCAAAATACTTTTTAG
- a CDS encoding M16 family metallopeptidase — protein MIDFKRFRLENGLILLVHTDYSTPIAAVNLLYKVGAKHENPEKTGFAHLFEHLMFGGSVNIPVFDEPLERVGGENNAFTTNDLTNYYITVPVENIETALWLESDRMLSLAFSQKSLDVQKSVVIEEFNQRYLNQPYGDVWLNLRPLAYKVHPYRWPTIGMSVEHIQKATLDDVKEFFYGHYAPNNAILCIAGPIDDVKALELTKRWFGSIEPRNIDRKAIPKEPEQNEHRRLTLERDVPFNAIYKAYHMCNRMHPDFPITDLLSDLLSNGRSSRLYQRLVKEKQLFSSVNAYITGDVDEGLFVLTGQLYENTSFKMAEEALNQELEELKVKLVKTDELDKVKNKFEANFIFEQESVMVNALNLCYYEMLSDANLLNLELDRYNAVTAEDIKRVANQVFDVKNCSTVYYKSNLINEN, from the coding sequence ATGATAGATTTTAAGCGATTTAGATTAGAAAATGGATTGATTCTTTTGGTTCATACCGACTATAGCACACCAATTGCGGCGGTAAATTTGCTTTATAAGGTAGGCGCAAAGCATGAAAATCCTGAGAAAACTGGTTTTGCTCACCTTTTTGAGCATTTAATGTTTGGTGGATCGGTAAACATTCCTGTTTTTGATGAACCATTAGAGAGGGTAGGGGGTGAAAATAATGCTTTTACAACGAACGATTTAACAAATTACTATATTACAGTTCCAGTAGAAAATATAGAAACAGCCTTATGGCTTGAAAGCGATAGGATGCTAAGCCTAGCTTTCTCCCAAAAAAGTTTAGATGTTCAAAAAAGTGTCGTAATAGAAGAGTTTAACCAGAGATATCTAAATCAACCCTATGGCGATGTATGGTTAAACCTCCGACCTCTAGCATATAAAGTACATCCTTACCGTTGGCCCACAATTGGCATGTCGGTTGAACATATCCAAAAGGCCACTCTCGATGATGTTAAGGAATTTTTTTATGGCCACTATGCTCCAAATAATGCTATCTTATGTATAGCAGGACCAATTGATGATGTTAAGGCTCTTGAACTGACAAAAAGATGGTTTGGTTCAATTGAGCCACGAAATATTGACCGTAAAGCTATTCCAAAAGAACCAGAACAGAATGAGCATAGGCGTTTGACCTTAGAGAGAGATGTGCCCTTTAATGCCATTTATAAGGCTTACCATATGTGCAATCGGATGCATCCCGATTTTCCTATTACCGATTTATTATCAGATTTGCTCTCAAATGGCCGTTCTTCAAGACTTTATCAGCGCCTTGTTAAAGAAAAACAACTCTTCAGCTCTGTAAATGCCTACATTACAGGTGATGTTGATGAGGGGCTTTTTGTTTTAACCGGTCAGCTTTACGAGAATACTTCTTTTAAAATGGCCGAAGAAGCATTAAACCAGGAGCTGGAGGAGCTAAAAGTTAAATTAGTGAAAACCGATGAGCTTGATAAGGTTAAAAATAAGTTTGAGGCAAATTTCATTTTTGAACAGGAATCGGTTATGGTCAATGCTTTAAATCTTTGCTATTACGAAATGCTTTCCGATGCTAACTTATTAAATCTTGAACTTGATAGGTACAATGCTGTAACTGCCGAGGATATTAAACGAGTTGCGAATCAAGTTTTTGATGTGAAGAATTGCTCCACAGTTTACTACAAGTCTAATTTAATCAATGAAAACTAA
- a CDS encoding T9SS type B sorting domain-containing protein has translation MKQRIVLVLTLVVGLVSFALGQVDPKPNSPSLDYITNNLDNGNVTIYWTPPAHEPQIADPLGYIIYIPRDPDNPSGDGWEPIDTVDQNTFSYTHVGANANGKRALYRVASLGANEPSQQTPYHSLVWITSNYDSCNAKIDLSWELYEGWPLDADAPYKNVRYQLFMGNDLNWSNYQQIGDFDGYTTKYSIRNVLENTDYFFYIKATRIDKGYESYSNLYLIHTKMAIRPTYAFIDSVVATNNGNKIYYTIDPNTGITNFKLWRWEQPDTSQSIFSAIVVEQFADPTKTMSIDTNNTWAARTRKFYYKIDAYNGCDQAVMVSNLCNSIIPRLSPKGKNVEIQWTDMFKDTERKPDRLNNSIVYSIYRRSFTVNDEITGVGNLERIADGIANTEFTDDLSGFEGQDPIYRIVFNYYIEGIELTPSGDTVTLSRSRELSTEILPGVTMPTALSPSDVRSNYGHQRNLFKPIITFDANFTLTIYDRWGGVVYHGNEGWDGRNSKGEFVKEGTYVYRLVISTSNAGEIIKNGSVSVVYTNR, from the coding sequence ATGAAACAAAGGATTGTATTGGTTTTAACTCTGGTTGTAGGGCTTGTTAGTTTTGCTTTAGGACAGGTTGATCCTAAACCCAATTCGCCATCGCTTGATTATATAACCAATAATCTCGATAATGGTAACGTTACAATATATTGGACACCACCAGCCCATGAACCTCAGATTGCCGATCCGCTAGGATATATAATTTATATTCCACGTGACCCAGATAATCCAAGTGGAGATGGGTGGGAGCCAATAGATACTGTTGACCAAAATACATTTTCCTACACTCATGTAGGCGCTAATGCAAATGGGAAACGGGCACTTTATAGGGTTGCTTCACTTGGCGCAAACGAGCCTAGCCAGCAAACTCCTTATCACTCACTTGTTTGGATTACTTCAAACTACGATAGCTGTAATGCAAAAATTGACTTGTCGTGGGAGTTGTATGAAGGTTGGCCTTTGGATGCTGATGCACCATATAAAAATGTTAGATACCAGCTGTTTATGGGTAATGATTTAAATTGGTCAAACTATCAACAAATAGGTGATTTCGATGGCTATACTACCAAGTATAGCATTAGAAACGTCCTAGAAAATACCGATTACTTTTTCTACATAAAAGCTACCAGAATAGATAAAGGATACGAAAGCTATTCAAACCTTTATCTTATTCATACTAAAATGGCAATTCGACCAACCTATGCATTTATCGATTCCGTTGTAGCTACAAATAATGGAAATAAAATTTACTATACCATCGACCCAAATACAGGAATTACCAACTTTAAACTTTGGCGATGGGAACAACCCGACACTTCTCAAAGTATATTTAGTGCAATTGTAGTTGAACAATTTGCAGACCCAACTAAAACTATGAGTATTGATACTAATAATACTTGGGCTGCACGAACACGAAAATTTTACTATAAAATTGATGCGTACAATGGATGCGACCAAGCAGTCATGGTGTCAAATCTTTGTAACTCAATTATTCCCAGGTTAAGCCCAAAGGGTAAGAACGTAGAGATTCAATGGACTGACATGTTTAAGGATACAGAGAGAAAACCAGATAGGCTAAATAATAGCATAGTGTACTCAATATATCGAAGGTCTTTTACAGTAAATGATGAGATTACTGGTGTTGGTAATTTAGAAAGGATAGCTGATGGTATAGCTAACACTGAATTTACCGATGATTTATCGGGGTTTGAGGGGCAAGATCCAATTTATCGAATTGTTTTTAACTATTATATTGAAGGAATAGAGCTAACACCTAGTGGCGATACGGTAACTTTGAGTCGCTCAAGGGAGCTGTCTACCGAAATACTGCCTGGGGTAACCATGCCCACAGCTTTATCGCCTAGTGATGTGAGAAGTAATTATGGACACCAGCGAAATCTATTTAAGCCAATTATCACTTTCGATGCTAATTTTACTCTTACCATTTATGATAGATGGGGTGGGGTGGTTTATCATGGTAACGAAGGTTGGGATGGAAGAAATAGTAAAGGCGAATTTGTAAAGGAAGGAACCTATGTTTATCGCTTGGTAATTAGCACTTCCAATGCTGGCGAAATTATTAAGAATGGTAGCGTATCAGTTGTTTACACTAATAGGTAG